A single window of candidate division KSB1 bacterium DNA harbors:
- a CDS encoding D-sedoheptulose 7-phosphate isomerase, whose translation MPRPRHEHVQRVAEQCAASAALIRQLADDYAELVAEIAEVMTNALRRESKILVCGNGGSAADAQHFAAEMVGRFRKERQSLPVLALSTDTSILTAVGNDYGFDQVFLRQVAAFGAKGDVLVGISTSGNSANVAQAMQWAQAHGLVTVGLLGSGGGTIAGSCHYAITVPSHDAARIQECHGVIIHTLCDLIEEGLSQGSRR comes from the coding sequence TTGCCAAGGCCTCGGCATGAGCATGTGCAACGCGTGGCGGAGCAGTGTGCCGCCAGCGCCGCCTTGATCCGGCAGCTTGCCGACGACTATGCAGAGCTGGTGGCGGAAATTGCGGAGGTCATGACCAATGCCCTCCGCCGCGAAAGCAAGATCCTGGTCTGTGGCAACGGGGGCAGTGCCGCCGATGCGCAGCATTTCGCTGCCGAAATGGTCGGTCGTTTCCGCAAGGAACGGCAGTCCCTCCCTGTGCTGGCCCTCAGCACCGACACCTCGATCCTTACGGCGGTGGGCAACGACTATGGATTCGACCAGGTCTTTCTGCGGCAAGTTGCAGCGTTTGGTGCCAAGGGCGACGTGCTGGTGGGCATCAGCACCAGTGGCAACTCCGCCAACGTGGCGCAAGCCATGCAATGGGCCCAGGCGCACGGTCTCGTCACGGTGGGCCTTTTGGGCTCAGGCGGCGGCACAATCGCCGGGAGCTGCCACTATGCCATCACCGTGCCCAGCCATGATGCGGCGCGCATTCAAGAGTGTCACGGAGTGATCATCCACACGCTGTGCGACCTGATCGAGGAGGGGCTCAGTCAGGGGTCAAGGCGATGA
- a CDS encoding rubrerythrin family protein — MPQLKGTKTERNLLTAFAGESQARNRYTFFASQALKEGFVQISNIFLETAENEKEHAKRFFKFLQGGEVEIAAAFPAGVIGSTLENLRAAAAGERYEHSTMYPEFARVAEEEGFQEIAVTFRKVAEVEVAHERRYLKLAENVERGRVFRRDTPVRWKCNNCGYIHEGKEAPEKCPACQHPQAHFELFAEPY; from the coding sequence ATGCCACAGCTGAAGGGAACCAAGACCGAGCGTAACCTGCTGACCGCCTTTGCCGGTGAGTCGCAGGCGCGCAACCGCTATACCTTTTTCGCCTCTCAGGCGCTCAAGGAAGGGTTCGTGCAGATTTCCAACATCTTCCTCGAGACGGCGGAGAACGAAAAGGAACACGCCAAGCGCTTCTTCAAGTTCCTGCAGGGGGGCGAGGTGGAGATTGCCGCCGCCTTTCCTGCCGGCGTGATCGGGAGCACGCTGGAGAACCTGCGTGCCGCGGCAGCAGGCGAACGCTACGAGCACAGCACCATGTATCCAGAGTTCGCCCGGGTTGCAGAGGAAGAAGGCTTCCAGGAAATTGCCGTAACTTTCAGGAAGGTCGCCGAGGTGGAGGTGGCGCACGAGCGTCGCTACCTGAAGCTGGCCGAGAATGTGGAGCGCGGTCGCGTGTTTCGCCGCGATACTCCAGTGCGCTGGAAGTGCAACAACTGCGGCTACATTCACGAGGGCAAGGAAGCACCGGAAAAGTGCCCGGCCTGTCAACATCCCCAGGCGCACTTTGAGCTCTTCGCCGAGCCGTACTGA
- a CDS encoding geranylgeranylglyceryl/heptaprenylglyceryl phosphate synthase, whose amino-acid sequence MKVYDYLLQTRERRGAGYLVLFDPDKEDVVQAAARAELCQEAGVDALLVGGSLLLRPTFEQLLQELKRRLTIPLIIFPGGVRQVSPHADAILFMSLVSGRNAEHLIGDQVVAAPLVKACGIEPIPTAYLLIESGQTTSAEYMSNTRPIPRHKPDIAAATALAAEYLGMKLVYLEAGSGAAHSVPVEMIKVVSSCITLPVVVGGGITSPEEARAKVEAGAAFVVTGNVLEGDNSPNVVRRFAQAVHMRE is encoded by the coding sequence GTGAAGGTCTACGACTACCTGCTGCAGACGCGCGAGCGGCGCGGGGCTGGGTATTTGGTGCTCTTTGATCCAGACAAAGAGGACGTGGTGCAGGCAGCAGCGCGCGCCGAGCTCTGCCAGGAAGCAGGTGTGGACGCCCTGCTGGTGGGTGGCAGCCTGCTCCTCAGGCCCACGTTCGAGCAGTTGCTGCAGGAACTGAAGAGGCGCTTGACCATCCCGCTCATCATCTTCCCGGGCGGGGTGCGGCAGGTCAGTCCGCACGCGGATGCTATCCTGTTCATGTCCCTGGTCAGCGGGCGCAACGCCGAACACCTCATCGGCGACCAAGTAGTGGCGGCACCGTTGGTCAAAGCCTGCGGCATTGAGCCGATCCCCACGGCGTACCTGCTCATCGAGTCTGGTCAGACCACCTCGGCGGAGTACATGAGCAATACGCGCCCGATTCCGCGCCACAAGCCGGACATTGCTGCGGCCACGGCACTTGCCGCAGAATATTTAGGCATGAAGCTTGTCTACCTCGAGGCTGGTTCGGGTGCTGCGCATTCGGTGCCGGTGGAGATGATCAAGGTTGTGAGTTCCTGCATCACCCTGCCGGTAGTGGTGGGCGGGGGTATCACCTCGCCCGAGGAGGCGCGCGCGAAAGTGGAGGCCGGCGCGGCATTTGTGGTCACCGGCAATGTATTGGAAGGGGACAACAGCCCAAACGTGGTGCGGCGTTTTGCGCAGGCCGTCCATATGCGGGAATAG
- the alaS gene encoding alanine--tRNA ligase translates to MKAATVRQSFLDFFRSKGHRIVPSAPVIPAGDPTLMFTNAGMNQFKDVFLGVGSRDYVRVANSQKCIRVSGKHNDLEEVGRDTYHHTFFEMLGNWSFGDYYKREAIAWAWELLTEVWHLPKERLWATVFRDDDEAAELWPQVTDIDPSHVLRFGEKDNFWEMGDTGPCGPCSEIHIDRGPEYCDATAPGHVCAVNGGCARFLELWNLVFIQYNRNEDGQCTPLPAKHVDTGAGLERLVAVLQGKRSNYDTDLFMPLIEAIAELTGKRYTGGSDEQAVAFRVIADHVRALSFAIADGALPSNEGRGYVLRRLLRRAARFGRVLDMHEPFIFKIVSPLVDLMGEAYPELRERHQHIARVICAEEENFSRTLDRGLSEFEKRVEQLQAAGQTVLPGEDAFRLHDTYGFPLDLTQLLARERGLVVDVAGFEAAMEEQRSRSRAAAQEAAVAMPELAGLPTGGSRFVGYEELRTQSTALYADPERVVLEVTPFYAESGGQVGDTGWIVGTEARFRVEDTVRSGDHLVHQGHFQEGGPFAAGAVVEAQVDESRRRATERNHTATHLLHKALRTVLGEHAHQAGSLVHPDYLRFDFNHFEKVSPADLARIEQMVNEAVQANYPVRWQIVPFEEARQRGAVALFGEKYEEMVRMLEVDDYSRELCGGTHVRATGEIGMFYIVSESAVAAGVRRIEALTGQKAVERARHDRDLLRQAAQLLTCLPDEVPERLEGLLREKKELLSAVKSRKGKDLSAVAAQLVGRAQEAQGLRLLAARVEVNDLEEFKSLADVVRERLGSGAGVLFASLDGKGNFLAVVTADLADSGRLHAGALVREVGKLTGSGGGGGARMAQAGAKDLGKVDAALAAVPEIVARLLTSWTTASASGA, encoded by the coding sequence ATGAAGGCAGCGACGGTTCGACAATCCTTTCTTGATTTCTTCCGCAGCAAGGGGCACCGCATTGTCCCCAGCGCCCCGGTCATTCCGGCAGGCGACCCCACGCTCATGTTCACCAACGCCGGGATGAACCAGTTCAAGGACGTCTTCCTCGGCGTCGGCAGCCGCGACTATGTGCGCGTGGCCAATTCGCAAAAGTGCATCCGGGTGTCCGGCAAGCATAACGACCTGGAGGAAGTCGGCCGCGACACCTACCACCACACCTTCTTCGAGATGCTGGGGAATTGGTCGTTTGGGGACTATTACAAGCGCGAGGCCATCGCTTGGGCGTGGGAGCTCCTCACCGAGGTGTGGCATTTGCCAAAGGAGCGGCTGTGGGCGACTGTTTTCCGCGACGACGATGAAGCCGCGGAGCTTTGGCCGCAGGTCACCGACATCGATCCCAGCCACGTGCTGCGCTTTGGCGAGAAGGACAATTTCTGGGAGATGGGCGACACCGGTCCTTGTGGGCCCTGTTCGGAGATCCATATCGACCGGGGGCCTGAGTACTGCGATGCTACAGCCCCAGGGCATGTCTGCGCAGTGAACGGCGGGTGCGCCCGCTTCTTGGAACTCTGGAATCTCGTGTTCATTCAATACAACCGCAACGAGGACGGCCAGTGTACCCCTTTGCCGGCCAAGCACGTCGACACCGGAGCCGGCTTGGAGCGACTGGTGGCTGTTCTGCAGGGCAAACGCTCGAACTATGACACTGACCTGTTTATGCCTCTGATCGAGGCCATCGCTGAGCTCACCGGCAAGAGGTACACTGGCGGCAGCGACGAGCAGGCGGTGGCTTTTCGCGTCATCGCCGACCATGTGCGCGCGCTGTCGTTCGCCATTGCCGATGGGGCCCTGCCCTCGAACGAAGGACGAGGCTACGTGCTACGCCGCCTGCTGCGGCGCGCAGCGCGCTTTGGCCGGGTGCTGGACATGCACGAGCCGTTCATTTTCAAAATTGTGTCGCCGCTGGTGGACTTGATGGGCGAGGCCTATCCCGAGCTGCGCGAGCGGCATCAGCATATAGCTCGTGTTATTTGTGCCGAGGAGGAAAACTTTAGCCGGACCCTGGATCGTGGCCTCAGCGAATTCGAAAAACGCGTAGAGCAGTTGCAGGCGGCTGGACAAACCGTGCTTCCGGGCGAGGACGCCTTCCGCCTGCATGATACCTATGGTTTTCCCCTGGATCTGACGCAGCTGCTAGCCCGCGAGCGAGGGCTTGTGGTCGACGTGGCAGGGTTTGAGGCGGCCATGGAAGAGCAGCGCAGCCGTTCCCGCGCCGCGGCCCAGGAGGCAGCTGTCGCCATGCCAGAGCTGGCAGGATTGCCCACCGGCGGCTCGCGCTTCGTCGGCTACGAGGAGCTGCGTACGCAAAGTACCGCCCTGTACGCGGACCCTGAGCGAGTGGTGCTGGAGGTGACGCCGTTCTACGCTGAGAGCGGCGGGCAGGTAGGCGACACTGGCTGGATCGTGGGGACCGAGGCCCGCTTTCGCGTGGAAGACACCGTGCGCAGCGGCGATCACCTCGTCCACCAGGGCCATTTCCAGGAGGGCGGACCCTTTGCGGCGGGCGCGGTCGTGGAGGCCCAGGTGGACGAAAGCCGGCGGCGAGCTACCGAGCGCAATCACACCGCCACGCACCTGTTGCACAAGGCGCTGCGCACGGTGCTGGGCGAGCATGCACACCAAGCCGGCTCTCTTGTTCATCCCGACTATCTCCGTTTCGACTTTAACCACTTCGAAAAGGTGAGCCCGGCAGATCTGGCGCGCATCGAGCAGATGGTCAACGAGGCGGTGCAGGCGAACTACCCGGTGCGTTGGCAAATTGTCCCCTTCGAGGAGGCGCGGCAACGCGGCGCGGTGGCCCTGTTCGGGGAAAAGTACGAAGAGATGGTGCGGATGCTGGAGGTGGACGACTACTCCCGTGAGCTGTGCGGCGGGACGCACGTGCGTGCCACGGGTGAGATAGGTATGTTCTACATCGTGAGCGAGTCGGCGGTGGCCGCGGGCGTGCGCCGCATTGAGGCGCTCACTGGGCAGAAGGCGGTGGAGCGTGCCCGGCACGACCGCGACCTGCTCCGCCAGGCGGCGCAGTTGCTCACCTGCCTACCCGACGAGGTGCCCGAACGCCTGGAAGGGCTCCTTCGCGAGAAGAAGGAGCTGTTGAGCGCGGTCAAGAGCCGCAAGGGAAAAGACCTCAGCGCCGTCGCAGCGCAGCTTGTGGGGCGTGCCCAGGAGGCGCAGGGGCTAAGGCTCCTGGCCGCCAGGGTCGAGGTGAATGACTTGGAGGAGTTCAAGTCACTGGCCGATGTGGTGCGCGAGCGACTGGGCTCAGGTGCGGGTGTGCTCTTCGCCAGCCTCGACGGCAAGGGCAACTTTCTCGCCGTGGTGACGGCTGACTTGGCAGACAGTGGTCGTCTCCACGCCGGCGCCCTGGTGCGCGAAGTGGGCAAGCTCACCGGCAGCGGCGGTGGCGGCGGCGCACGCATGGCCCAGGCAGGGGCAAAAGACTTGGGCAAGGTGGACGCAGCCCTGGCGGCCGTACCGGAGATCGTCGCCCGTCTCCTTACCTCTTGGACAACAGCAAGCGCGAGTGGAGCGTGA
- a CDS encoding RecX family transcriptional regulator, translating into MKGSGKRQITAIEIQEHDRARRNVFLDGEFAFGVHQEVLLESGFGLGDYLTGQDVRRLLAAEERHQAKQKALRLLSVRARSEKELRTRLHQAGLGEAADATLRSLRRAGLVDDREFALSYARSRIATRPCGEFLLRSELREKGIPEEQIEAAVAEAYREKSQRQLAYELAAKKKRLVGRAEEEKAQKRVVDFLLRRGFAWGLVNEILERWDELSAPEGGTGQEGT; encoded by the coding sequence ATGAAGGGGTCAGGGAAGCGGCAGATCACCGCCATCGAAATTCAGGAGCACGACCGCGCGCGCCGCAACGTCTTCCTGGACGGAGAGTTCGCTTTTGGCGTGCACCAAGAGGTGCTCTTGGAGAGCGGCTTTGGCTTAGGCGACTATCTCACCGGCCAGGACGTACGACGGCTCCTGGCGGCGGAGGAGCGCCATCAGGCCAAGCAGAAGGCCCTTCGGCTGCTGTCGGTGCGGGCGCGCAGCGAAAAGGAGCTCCGCACTCGCCTGCATCAGGCCGGGCTCGGTGAAGCTGCCGACGCCACCCTGCGCAGCCTAAGACGTGCCGGCTTGGTGGACGACCGGGAGTTTGCCTTGAGCTATGCCCGCTCACGCATTGCCACCAGGCCGTGCGGCGAGTTCCTGCTGCGCAGCGAACTGCGCGAAAAGGGGATTCCTGAAGAGCAGATCGAAGCGGCGGTGGCCGAAGCTTATCGCGAGAAAAGCCAGCGACAGTTGGCCTACGAGCTGGCCGCCAAGAAGAAGAGGCTCGTGGGCCGAGCTGAGGAGGAAAAAGCTCAGAAGCGGGTCGTGGACTTTCTCCTGCGCCGTGGCTTTGCCTGGGGGCTGGTGAACGAGATTCTGGAACGATGGGACGAGCTTTCTGCTCCCGAAGGCGGCACCGGCCAGGAAGGAACCTGA